TAATGATCACAGAGGAGTGCATCAACTGTGGCGCATGCGAGCCAGAGTGCCCAAACACTGCGATTTATGAGGGTGGCAAGAACTGGACGCTCTTCGGAGAGACATATGCGCCGCTAAGTGACTCTATCTACTACATTGTGCCCGACAAATGCACGGAGTGTGTTGGCTTCCACGAAGAGCCACAGTGTGCCGCTGTCTGCCCAGTTGACTGCTGCGTTGCAGACCCAAACTTCCCTGAAACCAAAGAAGAGCTTCTGGCAAAGAAAGAGCATCTTGAAGCCGATAAGAAGATGAGTAAAAAGTAAGTCCCGCTCTGTGCAAAGAAAACACAAAAAGCGATTCCACTTTCTGGAATCGCTTTTCTTTTTTTAAGGAAAACGCCCAAAAACAGGGGAACATAGCTTAGTGGTCCCTGTAGGACTTGAACCTACGACCAAGCGATTATGAGTCGCCTGCTCTAACCAACTGAGCTAAGGGACCGTTAAGGAGAGAGAGTTAAAGATAACGCTCAGGCAGGGTTTCTACAAAGCCAGCAAGAGTATTGCCGAATGAATGCGAACAGTGTAGAAGCGTGATGTCTGAGCGTGCCCTTAGTTTTGGGCTGGCAAGAAACTACTCGTCCCCGAGAGAAAAACAAGGATAAACTCACCTAACGGAAGTGAGGCGGTTTTCATAAATTTGCCGTTTTAAGCAAACAATGAGTCTTGATGAGTACTACACTGCTTTTCTGAAAGGTATTGAGGAATACAACGAGGCAAGGTTCTTCGAATGCCACGACACTTGGGAAGAAATCTGGCACGAGATATACGGAAGCGACAAAAAGTTTCTCCACGGTTTGATTCAGACCGCAATCGGGTTATATCACTTTACGAGTCGCAATCCGAAAGGGGCACGCTCAATGTTTGCCAAAGCGTTTGCAAAGCTGGAAGGCTACCAGCCAAGCTATCGTGGCATTGCGGTCAGTGCTTTACTGCGCCATATTGAACGGTATTGCATACCAGTGATTGAGCAGATGGAGCGAGGTGAAGCCGTTACGCTCACGCCAGATATGTTGCCAAAACTATACTTGCAACAGTAAGTATGTCGCTCAAAATCTACAACACGCTCAGTCGCCAGAAAGAAGTGTTTGTGCCGCTGGTTGAAGGACGCGTTGGAATCTATGTGTGTGGTCCGACCGTCTATGGGCACTCGCACATTGGGCATGCTAAGAGCTATGTGTCGTTTGATGTGGTTGTGCGCTGGTTAAGACATCTGGGCTACAAAGTCAAGTATGTGCAAAACATTACCGATGTAGGACACCTGACGGATAACGCCGACGAAGGGGAGGACAAAATTGCCGAGCAAGCCAAGCGTGAAAAGCTCGAGCCGATGGAAATTGCACAAGCCTACACACGCTCGTTTTTTGAAGATATGGACGCACTGGGGGTCTTACGCCCTAACATTTCACCAACGGCATCAGGACACATCCCAGAGCAAATTGAGCTAATCAAGACCTTGATTCAGAAGGGATATGCTTACGAAGTAAATGGCAGCGTGTATTTCAGTGTCAGTGCCTTTTCAGGCTATGGAAAACTCTCTGGTAGGACAAAGCAAGAAGAGTTAGAAGCGGGCACACGCGTGGCAGTGCGCAGTGAAAAGCGCAACCCCAGTGATTTCGCTCTGTGGAAGAAGGCTGAACCGGGACATCTGATGCGGTGGCCATCACCTTGGGGGTGGGGATATCCCGGATGGCATATTGAGTGCTCTGCAATGTCAATGAAATACTTGGGCGAGACATTTGACATTCACGGCGGCGGCATGGAAAATCAATTTCCACACCACGAGTGCGAAATTGCGCAATCTGAAGCGGCAACAGGCAAACCTTTTGTGCGCTACTGGATGCACAACAATATGGTTACGGTAAATGGCGTCAAGATGGGCAAATCGCTGGGTAACTTCACCACTATCAAAGATGCACTGCAAAAGGTAAGCCCACTAGTGCTGCGCTTCTTTATTTTGCAGTCGCACTACCGCTCCACATTAGATTTCTCTGATGCAGCACTTTATGCAGCAAAAGCGGGTCTGGATAAATTGCACGAGACCTA
The sequence above is a segment of the Chloroherpetonaceae bacterium genome. Coding sequences within it:
- a CDS encoding YfhL family 4Fe-4S dicluster ferredoxin, with the protein product MALMITEECINCGACEPECPNTAIYEGGKNWTLFGETYAPLSDSIYYIVPDKCTECVGFHEEPQCAAVCPVDCCVADPNFPETKEELLAKKEHLEADKKMSKK
- a CDS encoding DUF309 domain-containing protein, which translates into the protein MSLDEYYTAFLKGIEEYNEARFFECHDTWEEIWHEIYGSDKKFLHGLIQTAIGLYHFTSRNPKGARSMFAKAFAKLEGYQPSYRGIAVSALLRHIERYCIPVIEQMERGEAVTLTPDMLPKLYLQQ
- the cysS gene encoding cysteine--tRNA ligase, coding for MSLKIYNTLSRQKEVFVPLVEGRVGIYVCGPTVYGHSHIGHAKSYVSFDVVVRWLRHLGYKVKYVQNITDVGHLTDNADEGEDKIAEQAKREKLEPMEIAQAYTRSFFEDMDALGVLRPNISPTASGHIPEQIELIKTLIQKGYAYEVNGSVYFSVSAFSGYGKLSGRTKQEELEAGTRVAVRSEKRNPSDFALWKKAEPGHLMRWPSPWGWGYPGWHIECSAMSMKYLGETFDIHGGGMENQFPHHECEIAQSEAATGKPFVRYWMHNNMVTVNGVKMGKSLGNFTTIKDALQKVSPLVLRFFILQSHYRSTLDFSDAALYAAKAGLDKLHETYARLLNAPEGTGVLELKRFEQAFHEAMNDDFNSPVAIAVLFDLAREVNRLLDGEGLSPESKAQTIGFFNCYGREVLGILPASPVQAHHASMQTLQKVVELVLDIRQASRAKKDFATSDLIRDRLKAAGIEVKDTKDGTVWRLMH